A section of the Malania oleifera isolate guangnan ecotype guangnan chromosome 2, ASM2987363v1, whole genome shotgun sequence genome encodes:
- the LOC131148780 gene encoding pentatricopeptide repeat-containing protein At5g04780, mitochondrial-like isoform X1, translated as MKHWPRHFLWESFHQRTYPPFKSQFPRSLLTARFCRDRTTFPSSFGKCNLTFTPAYTSYSELLSLCCITQSLRPGMRVHALLTECGLSKDPKLQNHLINFYLKCRVFGYAHKLIEEMTQPDLVSWSALISGYAQNGLGEEALLAFQEMYLLGLRCNEFTFPSVLKACSITKDLKGGRQVHAIVVVTGYESDVFVANTLVVMYAKCGEFLDSKRLFEDIPERNVVSWNALFSCYVHSDFCREAVNLFHEMILGGMKPNEFTLSSLVNACTGLGDPDQGRKIHGYLIKLGYDSDPFSSNALVDMYAKVGDLVDAIAVFEKIEQLDIVSWNAVIAGCVLHECHDWALELLGQMRRSGINPNMFTLSSALKGCAALGLKELGRQLHSCLIKTEMKLDFFVSVSLIDMYSKCDLMEDARMVYDLMPEKDLIAWNAVISGHSQNGEDEEALFLFSKMHREGIRFNQTTLSTALKSTASLQAVIVCRQVHPLSIKTGFLYDTCVVNSLVDSYGKCGHVEDAAKIFKNCPIGDVVSFTSMITTYAQCGQGEEALKLYLKMRDMELNPDQFVYSSLLNACANLSAYEQGKQVHVHILKFGFLSDIFSGNSLVNMYAKCGNVDDAGLAFSEIPQRGIVSWSAMIGGLAQHGHGKEALNLFNDMLKDGVSPNHVTLVSVLCACNHAGLVTDAKQYFESMGELFGIEPTQEHYACMIDLLGRAGKLTEAVELINTMPFEANASVWGALLGASRIHKNVELGRLAAEMLLILEPEKSGTHILLANIYASVGMWDNVAKMRRLMKESKVKKEPGMSWIEVKDKVYTFLVGDRSHARSKEIYAKLDELSDLMYKAGYVPAVEVDLHDVERSEKELLLYHHSEKLAVAFGLIATPPGAPIRVKKNLRVCVDCHTAMKFICKIVSREIIVRDVNRFHHFRDGLCSCDDYCCVNSNVVRGSRTRVHLLHDCKQRKNF; from the exons ATGAAGCACTGGCCACGACATTTCCTCTGGGAGTCTTTTCACCAACGAACTTACCCGCCTTTCAAATCCCAGTTTCCCCGTTCTCTCCTCACCGCAAGATTTTGCAGGGACCGCACCACTTTCCCGAGCTCGTTCGGAAAGTGCAACCTCACCTTCACGCCCGCTTACACATCTTACTCTGAACTCCTGTCACTATGCTGCATTACCCAATCTCTAAGACCTGGCATGCGAGTCCATGCTCTCTTAACCGAATGTGGGTTATCCAAAGATCCAAAGCTTCAGAATCATCTGATCAATTTCTACTTGAAATGTCGGGTTTTTGGGTATGCCCACAAGCTGATCGAAGAAATGACACAACCAGATTTGGTTTCCTGGTCTGCTCTGATATCTGGGTACGCTCAGAATGGACTTGGTGAAGAAGCCCTTTTAGCTTTTCAAGAGATGTACTTGTTAGGTCTTAGGTGTAATGAATTTACGTTTCCAAGTGTTCTTAAGGCTTGCTCGATTACTAAGGATTTGAAGGGAGGGAGGCAAGTTCATGCAATTGTAGTTGTTACGGGGTATGAATCTGATGTGTTTGTTGCGAACACTCTGGTTGTAATGTATGCCAAATGCGGTGAGTTTTTAGATTCTAAGAGACTCTTTGAAGATATTCCTGAAAGGAATGTTGTTTCGTGGAATGCGTTGTTCTCTTGTTATGTGCATAGTGATTTTTGCAGAGAAGCAGTGAATTTGTTTCATGAAATGATTCTTGGTGGAATGAAACCGAATGAGTTTACTCTCTCAAGTCTAGTGAATGCTTGCACGGGTTTGGGTGATCCTGATCAAGGTAGGAAAATTCATGGGTATCTTATAAAACTTGGGTATGATTCGGATCCATTCTCTTCAAATGCACTTGTTGATATGTATGCAAAAGTAGGAGATCTTGTGGATGCAATTgcagtttttgagaaaattgagcaacttgatattgtttcttggAATGCTGTTATTGCTGGTTGTGTTCTTCATGAATGTCATGATTGGGCGTTGGAACTGTTGGGGCAAATGAGAAGGTCAGGAATAAATCCAAATATGTTTACCTTGTCCAGTGCTCTGAAGGGGTGTGCTGCGTTAGGGCTCAAAGAATTGGGCAGACAGTTGCACTCTTGCTTAATAAAAACAGAAATGAAACTGGATTTTTTTGTGAGTGTCAGCCTTATTGATATGTACTCCAAGTGTGATTTGATGGAGGATGCAAGGATGGTTTATGATTTGATGCCAGAAAAGGACTTGATTGCATGGAATGCAGTGATCTCTGGACATTCACAAAATGGGGAAGATGAAGAAGCTCTGTTCCTTTTCTCTAAGATGCACAGGGAAGGAATACGGTTCAACCAGACTACCTTGTCTACAGCCCTTAAATCCACAGCTAGCTTGCAGGCTGTCATTGTTTGTCGACAAGTTCATCCACTTTCTATTAAAACAGGGTTTCTATATGATACATGTGTTGTAAACAGCCTGGTTGATTCATATGGGAAATGTGGCCACGTGGAAGATGcagcaaaaatttttaaaaattgtccAATTGGAGACGTGGTTTCCTTCACATCTATGATCACAACTTATGCTCAGTGTGGACAAGGTGAAGAAGCTCtaaagctttatttgaaaatgCGAGATATGGAGCTCAATCCAGATCAATTTGTTTATAGTTCTCTTTTGAATGCATGTGCTAATTTATCAGCATATGAACAGGGGAAACAAGTACATGTTCACATCTTGAAGTTTGGATTCCTGTCAGACATTTTTTCTGGGAATTCTCTTGTTAACATGTATGCCAAATGTGGAAATGTAGATGATGCTGGCCTTGCTTTTTCTGAGATACCCCAGAGGGGAATAGTGTCATGGTCTGCAATGATTGGAGGACTTGCTCAACATGGGCATGGGAAAGAAGCCCTGAATTTATTCAATGATATGCTCAAAGATGGTGTTTCTCCCAATCATGTAACTCTTGTCAGTGTGCTCTGTGCATGTAATCATGCAGGTTTGGTAACTGATGCAAAACAATATTTTGAATCAATGGGAGAATTATTTGGAATTGAACCGACACAAGAACATTATGCTTGCATGATTGATCTCCTTGGTCGAGCAGGGAAATTAACTGAGGCAGTGGAGCTGATAAATACAATGCCATTTGAAGCCAATGCCTCAGTTTGGGGGGCACTTCTTGGTGCATCAAGAATACATAAGAATGTTGAACTTGGTCGACTTGCTGCTGAGATGCTTCTCATTCTTGAACCAGAGAAATCAGGTACTCACATTCTTCTTGCAAACATTTATGCATCAGTTGGCATGTGGGATAATGTTGCAAAGATGAGAAGGCTTATGAAAGAAAGCAAGGTAAAAAAGGAGCCAGGGATGAGTTGGATTGAGGTGAAAGACAAGGTATACACCTTTTTGGTAGGAGACAGAAGCCATGCTAGAAGCAAGGAGATATATGCGAAGCTTGATGAGCTGAGTGACTTAATGTATAAAGCTGGATATGTTCCTGCAGTAGAGGTTGACCTCCATGATGTGGAAAGAAGTGAAAAGGAGCTGCTTCTCTACCACCATAGCGAGAAACTTGCCGTGGCCTTTGGGCTGATTGCCACTCCACCAGGTGCCCCCATTAGGGTGAAGAAGAACCTTCGGGTGTGCGTGGACTGTCATACAGCAATGAAGTTCATTTGTAAAATAGTTTCAAGAGAGATTATTGTCAGAGATGTCAACCGATTCCACCATTTCAGGGATGGTTTGTGTTCTTGTGATGATTACTG TTGTGTCAACTCAAATGTTGTCCGAGGAAGTAGAACAAGGGTTCATCTATTACATGATTGCAAGCAGAGGAAAAACTTCTAA
- the LOC131148780 gene encoding pentatricopeptide repeat-containing protein At5g04780, mitochondrial-like isoform X2 — translation MKHWPRHFLWESFHQRTYPPFKSQFPRSLLTARFCRDRTTFPSSFGKCNLTFTPAYTSYSELLSLCCITQSLRPGMRVHALLTECGLSKDPKLQNHLINFYLKCRVFGYAHKLIEEMTQPDLVSWSALISGYAQNGLGEEALLAFQEMYLLGLRCNEFTFPSVLKACSITKDLKGGRQVHAIVVVTGYESDVFVANTLVVMYAKCGEFLDSKRLFEDIPERNVVSWNALFSCYVHSDFCREAVNLFHEMILGGMKPNEFTLSSLVNACTGLGDPDQGRKIHGYLIKLGYDSDPFSSNALVDMYAKVGDLVDAIAVFEKIEQLDIVSWNAVIAGCVLHECHDWALELLGQMRRSGINPNMFTLSSALKGCAALGLKELGRQLHSCLIKTEMKLDFFVSVSLIDMYSKCDLMEDARMVYDLMPEKDLIAWNAVISGHSQNGEDEEALFLFSKMHREGIRFNQTTLSTALKSTASLQAVIVCRQVHPLSIKTGFLYDTCVVNSLVDSYGKCGHVEDAAKIFKNCPIGDVVSFTSMITTYAQCGQGEEALKLYLKMRDMELNPDQFVYSSLLNACANLSAYEQGKQVHVHILKFGFLSDIFSGNSLVNMYAKCGNVDDAGLAFSEIPQRGIVSWSAMIGGLAQHGHGKEALNLFNDMLKDGVSPNHVTLVSVLCACNHAGLVTDAKQYFESMGELFGIEPTQEHYACMIDLLGRAGKLTEAVELINTMPFEANASVWGALLGASRIHKNVELGRLAAEMLLILEPEKSGTHILLANIYASVGMWDNVAKMRRLMKESKVKKEPGMSWIEVKDKVYTFLVGDRSHARSKEIYAKLDELSDLMYKAGYVPAVEVDLHDVERSEKELLLYHHSEKLAVAFGLIATPPGAPIRVKKNLRVCVDCHTAMKFICKIVSREIIVRDVNRFHHFRDGLCSCDDYW, via the coding sequence ATGAAGCACTGGCCACGACATTTCCTCTGGGAGTCTTTTCACCAACGAACTTACCCGCCTTTCAAATCCCAGTTTCCCCGTTCTCTCCTCACCGCAAGATTTTGCAGGGACCGCACCACTTTCCCGAGCTCGTTCGGAAAGTGCAACCTCACCTTCACGCCCGCTTACACATCTTACTCTGAACTCCTGTCACTATGCTGCATTACCCAATCTCTAAGACCTGGCATGCGAGTCCATGCTCTCTTAACCGAATGTGGGTTATCCAAAGATCCAAAGCTTCAGAATCATCTGATCAATTTCTACTTGAAATGTCGGGTTTTTGGGTATGCCCACAAGCTGATCGAAGAAATGACACAACCAGATTTGGTTTCCTGGTCTGCTCTGATATCTGGGTACGCTCAGAATGGACTTGGTGAAGAAGCCCTTTTAGCTTTTCAAGAGATGTACTTGTTAGGTCTTAGGTGTAATGAATTTACGTTTCCAAGTGTTCTTAAGGCTTGCTCGATTACTAAGGATTTGAAGGGAGGGAGGCAAGTTCATGCAATTGTAGTTGTTACGGGGTATGAATCTGATGTGTTTGTTGCGAACACTCTGGTTGTAATGTATGCCAAATGCGGTGAGTTTTTAGATTCTAAGAGACTCTTTGAAGATATTCCTGAAAGGAATGTTGTTTCGTGGAATGCGTTGTTCTCTTGTTATGTGCATAGTGATTTTTGCAGAGAAGCAGTGAATTTGTTTCATGAAATGATTCTTGGTGGAATGAAACCGAATGAGTTTACTCTCTCAAGTCTAGTGAATGCTTGCACGGGTTTGGGTGATCCTGATCAAGGTAGGAAAATTCATGGGTATCTTATAAAACTTGGGTATGATTCGGATCCATTCTCTTCAAATGCACTTGTTGATATGTATGCAAAAGTAGGAGATCTTGTGGATGCAATTgcagtttttgagaaaattgagcaacttgatattgtttcttggAATGCTGTTATTGCTGGTTGTGTTCTTCATGAATGTCATGATTGGGCGTTGGAACTGTTGGGGCAAATGAGAAGGTCAGGAATAAATCCAAATATGTTTACCTTGTCCAGTGCTCTGAAGGGGTGTGCTGCGTTAGGGCTCAAAGAATTGGGCAGACAGTTGCACTCTTGCTTAATAAAAACAGAAATGAAACTGGATTTTTTTGTGAGTGTCAGCCTTATTGATATGTACTCCAAGTGTGATTTGATGGAGGATGCAAGGATGGTTTATGATTTGATGCCAGAAAAGGACTTGATTGCATGGAATGCAGTGATCTCTGGACATTCACAAAATGGGGAAGATGAAGAAGCTCTGTTCCTTTTCTCTAAGATGCACAGGGAAGGAATACGGTTCAACCAGACTACCTTGTCTACAGCCCTTAAATCCACAGCTAGCTTGCAGGCTGTCATTGTTTGTCGACAAGTTCATCCACTTTCTATTAAAACAGGGTTTCTATATGATACATGTGTTGTAAACAGCCTGGTTGATTCATATGGGAAATGTGGCCACGTGGAAGATGcagcaaaaatttttaaaaattgtccAATTGGAGACGTGGTTTCCTTCACATCTATGATCACAACTTATGCTCAGTGTGGACAAGGTGAAGAAGCTCtaaagctttatttgaaaatgCGAGATATGGAGCTCAATCCAGATCAATTTGTTTATAGTTCTCTTTTGAATGCATGTGCTAATTTATCAGCATATGAACAGGGGAAACAAGTACATGTTCACATCTTGAAGTTTGGATTCCTGTCAGACATTTTTTCTGGGAATTCTCTTGTTAACATGTATGCCAAATGTGGAAATGTAGATGATGCTGGCCTTGCTTTTTCTGAGATACCCCAGAGGGGAATAGTGTCATGGTCTGCAATGATTGGAGGACTTGCTCAACATGGGCATGGGAAAGAAGCCCTGAATTTATTCAATGATATGCTCAAAGATGGTGTTTCTCCCAATCATGTAACTCTTGTCAGTGTGCTCTGTGCATGTAATCATGCAGGTTTGGTAACTGATGCAAAACAATATTTTGAATCAATGGGAGAATTATTTGGAATTGAACCGACACAAGAACATTATGCTTGCATGATTGATCTCCTTGGTCGAGCAGGGAAATTAACTGAGGCAGTGGAGCTGATAAATACAATGCCATTTGAAGCCAATGCCTCAGTTTGGGGGGCACTTCTTGGTGCATCAAGAATACATAAGAATGTTGAACTTGGTCGACTTGCTGCTGAGATGCTTCTCATTCTTGAACCAGAGAAATCAGGTACTCACATTCTTCTTGCAAACATTTATGCATCAGTTGGCATGTGGGATAATGTTGCAAAGATGAGAAGGCTTATGAAAGAAAGCAAGGTAAAAAAGGAGCCAGGGATGAGTTGGATTGAGGTGAAAGACAAGGTATACACCTTTTTGGTAGGAGACAGAAGCCATGCTAGAAGCAAGGAGATATATGCGAAGCTTGATGAGCTGAGTGACTTAATGTATAAAGCTGGATATGTTCCTGCAGTAGAGGTTGACCTCCATGATGTGGAAAGAAGTGAAAAGGAGCTGCTTCTCTACCACCATAGCGAGAAACTTGCCGTGGCCTTTGGGCTGATTGCCACTCCACCAGGTGCCCCCATTAGGGTGAAGAAGAACCTTCGGGTGTGCGTGGACTGTCATACAGCAATGAAGTTCATTTGTAAAATAGTTTCAAGAGAGATTATTGTCAGAGATGTCAACCGATTCCACCATTTCAGGGATGGTTTGTGTTCTTGTGATGATTACTGGTAA